A DNA window from Aspergillus nidulans FGSC A4 chromosome V contains the following coding sequences:
- a CDS encoding uncharacterized protein (transcript_id=CADANIAT00002785): MRPSSRSDFRCFTREAHGPTGRMPSSQGIFSPRNSPIAWGNIENINYNTFNLGSNQRDDPSRAYAANHKDTDRSRHFMVPFGKNRRFVGRQEEIRELEDLISKSDGPKTVAIFGLGGVGKTQVALELAYRTRDNKPDCSVFWVPCTSYGAIEQACLEITRIVGLQDVKPTEAIEHLKTYLSQTDKMWLLIYDSADDADMWTKGSNNTPPLRDFLPFNNQGHVIFTTRSRELAVDLASSDIVHVRELDEKTGMEFLEKSLYKGLCCDSHVTSALLSQLTFLPLAISQAAAYINKKGIAVSDYLKLLEQQEADVVELLSKDFGDNHQYKDSQNPVAKTWIISFYQVQKQDPLAAEYLSLMACFDPRNIPQSLLPQSGSRLRITDSLGLLSAYSFITLHDGNGLISLHRLRVGNCLYSDGRYNEAEELQAQIMATRKEVLGSEHPDTLTSMSNLASIYQNQGPGHPDTLTSMANLASTYRNQGQWKEAKELQEQVMATRKEVLGSEHLDTLTSMSNLASIYLNQGCLKEAEGLGAQVFDTFKKVLGPDHPSTLTSMGNLASIYLSQGRRKEAEELGVQVFDTFKKVLGPDHPSTLTGMGNLASIYGNQGRWKEAEELQEQVMAISKQRLGQDHPSTLTSMGNLASTYWNQGRLKEAEELQEQVIATSKQRLGPDHPSTLNSMANLASTYWNQGRWQEAEELVVQVMATQQGVLGSEHPDTLTSMANLASIYQIQGRWKETEELEEQVMATRKEVLGSEHHETLASMSNLASIYQIQGRWKEAEELQEQVIATRKEVLGAEHPDTLTSMFKLASIYWNQGRWKEAEELQEQVIATRKEVLGAEHPDTLTSMFKLASIYWNQGRWKEAEELQEQVLATSKQRLGPEHPFTLTSMCNLASIYLNQGRLKEAEELQVHVMATQKEVLGSEQSDTLTSMANPESTYWNQEQWKEAEELQEQILATFKQRLGPEHLSTLTIMANLASTYRYQGRWEEAEELEVHVLATFNQLLGPKNPSTLTIMANLATTYRNRGRLKEAEGLELQVLATRKEETLRTL, encoded by the exons GACTTTAGGTGTTTCACTCGCGAAGCACATGGACCAACAGGCCGAATGCCGTCTTCTCAAGGAATCTTTTCACCTAGAAACTCCCCCATTGCTTGGGGAAATATAGAGAATATCAACTACAACACATTTAACCTTGGAAGCAACCAAAGAGACGACCCGTCTAGAGCATATGCCGCGAATCACAAAG ATACGGACAGAAGTCGTCATTTTATGGTTCCCTTTGGAAAAAATCGTCGTTTCGTGGGCCGCCAGGAAGAAATCCGTGAATTAGAAGATTTGATTTCGAAGTCTGACGGACCAAAAACGGTCGCTATTTTTGGATTAGGAGGAGTGGGAAAGACTCAGGTAGCTCTGGAGCTCGCATATCGCACACGAGACAACAAGCCTGACTGCTCGGTCTTCTGGGTCCCATGCACCAGCTACGGAGCTATTGAGCAGGCCTGTTTGGAGATAACTCGGATAGTGGGGTTACAGGATGTGAAGCCAACAGAGGCAATAGAGCATCTCAAAACGTACTTGAGCCAAACTGACAAGATGTGGCTCTTGATTTACGACAGTGCAGATGATGCAGATATGTGGACTAAAGGTAGTAACAACACTCCACCATTAAGGGACTTCCTGCCTTTCAACAACCAGGGTCATGTCATCTTTACCACCCGCAGCAGAGAGTTAGCTGTGGATTTGGCATCCTCTGATATAGTACATGTTCGGGAACTGGACGAAAAGACTGGCATGGAATTTCTGGAAAAGTCTCTTTACAAGGGCCTGTGTTGTGATTCTCATGTGACATCTGCCCTGCTTAGCCAGCTTACCTTCCTACCACTGGCTATCAGtcaagctgctgcatataTCAACAAGAAAGGCATTGCAGTATCTGATTACTTAAAGCTTCTAGAGCAACAGGAGGCAGACGTCGTGGAACTCCTCAGCAAGGATTTTGGTGATAACCATCAGTATAAGGATTCACAGAACCCTGTCGCCAAGACATGGATTATCTCCTTCTATCAGGTGCAGAAGCAGGACCCACTGGCCGCTGAATATCTATCACTGATGGCATGTTTCGATCCACGCAATATCCCGCAGTCTTTACTTCCACAGTCCGGATCTAGACTGAGGATAACGGATTCGTTAGGGCTTTTGAGCGCGTATTCTTTTATTACTCTCCACGATGGAAATGGCTTGATCAGTCTTCATCGGCTG AGGGTGGGAAACTGCCTATACAGCGACGGGAGATataatgaagctgaagagctgcaggcgcAGATAATGGCAACTCGAAAAGAAGTGCTAGGATCAGAGCACCCTGACACTTTAACTAGCATGTCCAACCTTGCATCCATATATCAGAACCAGG GGCCAGGGCATCCTGATACCCTGACAAGTATGGCCAACCTTGCATCCACATACCGGAACCAAGGACAGTGGAAGGAAGCCaaagagctgcaggagcaggtaatGGCAACTCGAAAAGAAGTGCTAGGGTCAGAGCACCTTGACACTTTAACTAGCATGTCCAACCTTGCATCCATATACTTGAATCAAGGTTGCTTGAAAGAAGCCGAAGGGCTGGGGGCGCAGGTATTTGACACCTTTAAAAAAGTCCTAGGGCCAGACCATCCCTCTACTCTGACCAGTATGGGCAACCTTGCATCCATATACTTAAGTCAAGGTCGGCGgaaagaagccgaagagctgGGGGTGCAGGTATTTGACACCTTTAAAAAAGTCCTAGGGCCAGACCATCCCTCTACTCTGACCGGTATGGGCAACCTTGCATCTATATACGGGAACCAAGGAAGGTGgaaagaagccgaagaactgcaggagcaggtaatGGCAATCTCTAAACAAAGGCTAGGGCAAGACCATCCCTCTACTCTGACCAGTATGGGCAACCTCGCATCCACATACTGGAACCAAGGACGGTTgaaggaagccgaagagctgcaggagcaggtaatCGCAACCTCTAAACAAAGGCTAGGGCCAGACCATCCTTCTACTCTGAACAGTATGGCCAACCTCGCATCCACATACTGGAATCAAGGTCGGTGGCaggaagccgaagagctGGTGGTACAAGTAATGGCAACACAGCAAGGAGTGCTAGGGTCAGAGCATCCTGACACTCTGACCAGTATGGCCAACCTTGCATCCATATATCAGATCCAGGGACGGTGGAAGGAAaccgaagagctggaggagcaggtAATGGCAACTCGAAAAGAAGTGCTAGGGTCAGAGCATCATGAAACTTTGGCTAGCATGTCCAACCTTGCATCCATATATCAGATCCAAGGACGGTGgaaggaagccgaagagctgcaggagcaggtaatAGCAACTCGAAAAGAAGTGCTAGGTGCAGAGCACCCTGACACTTTAACTAGCATGTTCAAGCTCGCATCAATATACTGGAACCAAGGACggtggaaggaagcagaagagctgcaggagcaggtaatAGCAACTCGAAAAGAAGTGCTAGGTGCAGAGCACCCTGACACTTTAACTAGCATGTTCAAGCTCGCATCAATATACTGGAACCAAGGACggtggaaggaagcagaagagctgcaggagcaggtatTGGCAACCTCTAAACAAAGGCTagggccagagcatcccTTTACTCTGACTAGCATGTGCAACCTTGCATCCATATACTTGAATCAAGGTCGATTgaaggaagccgaagagctGCAGGTACATGTAATGGCAACACAGAAAGAAGTGCTAGGGTCAGAGCAATCTGACACTCTAACCAGTATGGCCAACCCCGAATCAACATACTGGAACCAAGAACAGTGgaaggaagccgaagagctgcaggagcagatATTGGCAACCTTCAAACAAAGGCTAGGGCCAGAGCATCTCTCTACTCTGACCATTATGGCTAACCTCGCATCCACATACCGGTACCAAGGTCGGTGGGAGGAAGCCGAGGAGCTAGAGGTGCATGTACTTGCAACCTTCAACCAATTGCTAGGGCCAAAGAATCCCTCTACTCTGACCATTATGGCTAACCTCGCAACCACATACCGAAACCGAGGTCGGTTGAAGGAAGCCGAAGGGCTAGAATTGCAAGTATTGGCAACTCGAAAAGAA GAAACACTCAGAACGCTTTAG